Proteins encoded together in one Erinaceus europaeus chromosome 11, mEriEur2.1, whole genome shotgun sequence window:
- the ETV3 gene encoding ETS translocation variant 3 yields MKAGCSIVEKPEEGGGYQFPEWAYKTESSPGSRQIQLWHFILELLQKEEFRHVIAWQQGEYGEFVIKDPDEVARLWGRRKCKPQMNYDKLSRALRYYYNKRILHKTKGKRFTYKFNFNKLVMPNYPFINIRSSGVVPQSAPPVPTASSRFHFPPLDTHSPTSDLQPGRFSASSLTASGQEASSGTDRKAELSELEDGSATDWRRGVELMSSRTAVGGGGLGHQKRKPDIMLPLFTRPGMYPDPHSPFAVSPIPGRGGVLNVPISPALSLTPTIFSYSPSPGLSPFTNSSCFSFNPEEMKHYLHSQACSVFNYHLSPRTFPRYPGLMVPPLQCQMHPEESTQFSIKLQPPPVGRKNRERVETSEEPTPVTASTVAPVPPRIKMEPVPEKDSENLRQPAREEEERVQEEGSMPSRTLEEENGAVFARPAAPPVWPSVPTSTPSEETLEVTEDSEDRPTREPSAPEKKEDALMPPKLRLKRRWNDDPEARELSKNGKFLWSGPGARGLATAAADA; encoded by the exons aTGAAAGCAGGCTGTAGCATCGTGGAAAAGCCAGAAGAAGGTGGAG GGTATCAGTTCCCCGAGTGGGCCTATAAAACTGAGTCGTCCCCAGGCTCCCGGCAGATCCAACTGTGGCACTTCATCCTGGAACTGCTGCAGAAGGAGGAGTTCCGCCATGTCATCGCCTGGCAGCAGGGCGAGTACGGGGAATTTGTCATCAAGGATCCGGACGAGGTGGCCCGCCTGTGGGGCCGCAGGAAGTGCAAACCACAGATGAATTATGACAAGTTGAGCCGGGCCCTCAG ATACTATTACAACAAGAGGATTCttcataaaacaaaagggaaaagatttaCTTATAAGTTTAACTTCAACAAGCTGGTGATGCCTAATTACCCTTTCATCAACATTCGATCAAGTG GTGTGGTTCCTCAGAGTGCACCACCAGTACCAACTGCCTCTTCCCGCTTCCACTTCCCTCCGCTGGACACGCATTCCCCGACCAGTGATTTGCAGCCAGGGCGCTTCTCCGCAAGCTCCTTGACTGCATCTGGGCAGGAGGCCAGCAGTGGCACTGACAGAAAAGCAGAGCTCTCAGAGCTAGAGGATGGTTCAGCCACTGATTGGCGACGAGGCGTGGAGCTCATGTCTTCCCGGACTGCTGTCGGCGGAGGGGGGCTTGGCCACCAGAAACGCAAGCCTGACATCATGCTTCCCCTGTTCACGAGGCCAGGGATGTACCCTGATCCTCACAGTCCCTTCGCCGTTTCTCCAATCCCTGGACGGGGAGGGGTCCTTAATGTCCCCATTTCACCAGCCCTCTCCCTGACTCCCACCATCTTCTCCTATAGCCCATCCCCAGGCCTGAGCCCCTTTACCAACAGCAGTTGCTTCTCCTTCAACCCTGAAGAAATGAAACACTACCTTCATTCTCAGGCCTGCTCTGTGTTCAACTACCATCTGAGTCCCCGGACATTCCCCCGGTACCCGGGGCTCATGGTTCCTCCCCTGCAGTGCCAAATGCACCCTGAAGAGTCAACCCAGTTCTCTATCAAGCTGCAGCCCCCACCAGTTGGGCGGAAGAACCGGGAGAGAGTGGAGACCAGCGAGGAGCCCACACCTGTCACAGCTTCCACTGTGGCTCCTGTGCCCCCAAGAATTAAGATGGAGCCAGTCCCCGAAAAGGATTCTGAAAATCTCAGGCAGCCGGCGCGAGAGGAGGAGGAGCGCGTGCAGGAAGAGGGTTCTATGCCAAGTAGGACCTTGGAGGAGGAAAATGGCGCTGTCTTTGCCCGCCCCGCCGCACCGCCTGTCTGGCCCTCGGTGCCCACCAGCACCCCAAGTGAAGAAACCCTGGAGGTAACTGAAGACAGTGAGGACAGGCCTACCAGAGAGCCCAGTGCCCCCGAGAAGAAGGAGGATGCCCTGATGCCCCCGAAACTGCGGTTGAAGCGGCGTTGGAACGACGACCCTGAAGCTCGGGAGCTGAGCAAGAACGGCAAGTTCCTCTGGAGTGGGCCCGGGGCCCGAGGCCTGGCCACAGCTGCCGCAGATGCCTAA